Genomic segment of Rhodococcus sp. W8901:
GGCCCCGAGGAATGCCCAGTCGACGGAGTAGTCGGCGAGGAACTCCACCGAACGCTCGCCGACCAGCGTGAATACCGACCCGAGGAGTTCTCCGCCGGTCACCAGCAGGCGCACCTCCGGGAACGTGGCGACGTACTTTCCGATGCGCAGGTCGTTGGTGATGATCGTCAGCTCGGACCTGTGTCGCAGCGCGGCCGCGACCTGGTAGGTGGTGGAGCCGCTGTCGAGAATGACGCTCGCGCCGTCGCTCACGAGGCCCGCGGCCGCACGAGCGATGGCGATCTTCTCGGCCCTGTGATCGCTCTCCTTGACCGCGTAGGGGATCTCGGACATCGCACCGGCGATCGGCCGCGCGCCACCGTGTGTCCGTTCGGCTTTGCCGAGTCGGACGAGAGCGTCCAGATCGCGCCGGATGGTGGACGCGTCCACGCAGAGCTCCCGCGACAGCGCCTTTGCCTCGACGTAGCCGTCTGCCACGAGCCTGCGAAGTATGTCCTCGCGCCGCTGTGCACTCCCGGACAAGCCAGTTCCTCCTCGGACGGTGCCCGCCGTTGCCGACCGGGCGGGCTGGTCGATTGTAGCTTCCGGGCTGCGCAGATATTGACAGATCAGGCAACGGTTTGCATGATTTCACGCAACGGATGCGCGAATTCGTGCAATCCAATTTCTGTCCGGATGGTGTGTCGATTCCGAGGAGTGCCAATGCAGATGGGTCTGATCGGCCTGGGCCGGATGGGCGCGAACATGCGCGAACGCATACGCGGCGCCGGGCACGACGTCGTCGGGTTCGATCCCGGAACCACCTCGAGTGACGTGGAGTCGCTGCAGGAACTGGTTGCCCGGCTGGCGACTCCACGGGTGGTGTGGGTGATGGTTCCGGCAGGCGAGCCGACTCGCACCGTGATCGAACAGCTGAGTCACCTGCTCGGGGCCGGCGATCTCGTCATAGACGGGGGAAACTCGCGGTTCACCGACGACAAGGATCATTGTGCGTTGCTGGGCGACAGGGGAATCGCCTATCTCGATTGCGGTGTGTCCGGTGGTGTTTGGGGTCTGCAGGAGGGGTACGGCCTGATGGTCGGCGGTGCAGCGGGCGACGTCGCGCGCGCCATGCCGATCTTCGACGCCCTGCGGCCCGCCGG
This window contains:
- a CDS encoding DeoR/GlpR family DNA-binding transcription regulator — encoded protein: MSGSAQRREDILRRLVADGYVEAKALSRELCVDASTIRRDLDALVRLGKAERTHGGARPIAGAMSEIPYAVKESDHRAEKIAIARAAAGLVSDGASVILDSGSTTYQVAAALRHRSELTIITNDLRIGKYVATFPEVRLLVTGGELLGSVFTLVGERSVEFLADYSVDWAFLGADAIDPTAGVTNTNTLEVPIKRAMIAASARSAVVADSSKFGHRALTRVAALGEVDLIITDSGLAVEDADRYGDGLIRADSDAEENRPGARA